One window of the Coleofasciculus sp. FACHB-1120 genome contains the following:
- a CDS encoding CHAD domain-containing protein — protein MKKHTQEKAKTLGDWAYLAIEKHFQKTIKHESDVIKDKDPEALHQMRVGIRRLRSAVKGFAPALDLPKSAQENKIGKIGHRLGGLRDLDVLQDALKNRYHPNLPSKEQKSLKEAMNALDKQRRHALEQVRETLDHQEYNKLKQSLQGWLKHPTYQEVAQMPVDPVLPDLLLPEISQLLLHPGWLLGVEFKGGQIETGNDLEPSAVAKLLTKDGEVLHSLRKEAKRVRYQMELFSDFYGPAYAGYLQDVRSVQETLGKIQDCVVLADVLSDVLHSKLKHQLPTLTEQLDQTVYEAWQEWQPIQERYLNSQTRQAFHLALLQPRDGSDINNEPKNEHKNEHKNEHKNEQSGIKEGTSGIGFGT, from the coding sequence ATGAAAAAGCATACCCAAGAAAAAGCCAAGACTCTAGGAGATTGGGCATACCTAGCGATTGAAAAACACTTTCAGAAAACAATTAAGCACGAATCTGATGTTATCAAAGACAAAGATCCAGAAGCTTTACACCAGATGCGCGTGGGAATTCGTCGCCTGCGTTCGGCGGTAAAGGGTTTTGCACCCGCGCTGGATCTTCCTAAATCAGCCCAAGAAAACAAGATTGGGAAAATTGGTCATCGTCTTGGCGGTTTGCGGGATTTAGACGTGCTTCAGGATGCTCTGAAAAACCGTTACCATCCGAATCTACCTTCCAAAGAACAGAAATCCTTAAAGGAGGCGATGAATGCTCTAGATAAGCAGCGCCGACACGCACTAGAACAAGTCCGGGAAACTTTGGATCATCAGGAATACAACAAACTCAAGCAATCATTGCAAGGGTGGCTGAAGCATCCAACTTATCAAGAAGTTGCTCAGATGCCAGTAGATCCGGTTCTGCCAGATTTATTATTGCCAGAAATTAGCCAGCTGTTGCTGCATCCAGGTTGGTTGCTAGGGGTTGAATTTAAAGGGGGACAGATTGAAACGGGTAACGATCTAGAACCCTCAGCCGTAGCGAAACTCTTAACAAAGGATGGGGAAGTTCTCCACAGTTTGCGGAAAGAAGCTAAGCGGGTGCGCTACCAAATGGAACTATTTTCTGACTTCTATGGCCCAGCTTATGCTGGTTATCTGCAAGATGTAAGGTCAGTTCAGGAAACTTTGGGGAAAATTCAAGACTGCGTTGTTTTAGCAGATGTGCTGAGTGATGTCTTGCACTCCAAGCTCAAACACCAACTACCAACACTGACTGAACAGCTAGATCAAACTGTTTACGAAGCTTGGCAAGAGTGGCAACCCATACAAGAGCGTTACTTAAATTCCCAAACACGGCAAGCCTTTCACCTGGCGTTGTTGCAGCCGCGTGATGGAAGTGATATCAACAATGAACCGAAAAATGAACACAAGAACGAGCATAAGAACGAACACAAGAACGAGCAAAGTGGCATAAAAGAGGGGACTAGCGGTATCGGTTTTGGCACATAG
- a CDS encoding iron ABC transporter permease: protein MEKAARPPLFLTLTAAAVAIAIALPLTYLVIRTAGVGGEALWELVSRARTLTILFNSAAMAAIVTLCSALIAVPLAFLTVRTDLPGRRFWLIVTTLPLAVPSYVGSFTLIATFGPRGSLLQLLLEPLGVQELPSIYGWPGVILALTLFTYPYLLLSVRSGLQGIDPTLEEAARSLGQSGQSTFFRVILPQLRPSLVAGGLLVALYSLRDFGTPSLMRFDAFTRAIFLQYKASFNRNSAAALALVLVGLVLLILWLEYRARSRAAYYSRGSTSQRPPKVLLLGRWKWPAVAFCAVVTAIALVLPVGITVFWLIRGLHNGYSLPNLVPAALNSILASGITAGVATLFALPVAILSVRFPGRITSIIERCSYIGFGLPGIVVALSLVFFGANYLPQLYQTLPMLVFAYLVLFLPQSVGTVRGSLLQVNPQLEESARSLGRSSWQTLREVTLPLVRPGVIAGAMLVFLTAIKELPATLLLAPIGFETLAVKIWKATENVEFAEAATGSLFMLLVSIGSTLLLLSQERVRS, encoded by the coding sequence TTGGAGAAAGCAGCTCGACCCCCTTTATTTCTGACTTTAACAGCAGCGGCAGTAGCGATCGCGATCGCTCTGCCTCTGACTTATTTGGTCATCCGGACGGCTGGTGTCGGTGGGGAGGCGCTCTGGGAGTTAGTTTCCCGTGCGCGAACTCTTACCATTTTGTTCAACAGTGCGGCGATGGCGGCAATCGTGACCCTGTGTTCGGCATTGATTGCCGTTCCACTGGCATTTTTAACGGTGCGAACCGATTTACCGGGACGCCGATTTTGGCTAATTGTCACGACCTTACCCTTGGCAGTTCCTAGCTATGTAGGGAGTTTTACGCTGATTGCCACCTTTGGGCCACGGGGTAGTTTGTTGCAGTTGTTGCTGGAACCTTTGGGAGTGCAGGAATTACCCTCCATCTACGGTTGGCCTGGGGTGATTTTGGCACTCACCTTATTTACCTATCCTTATCTGCTATTGAGCGTGCGTTCTGGATTGCAAGGAATTGACCCAACCCTGGAGGAAGCCGCCCGGAGTTTAGGTCAAAGCGGTCAATCTACGTTCTTTCGCGTCATCTTGCCCCAGTTACGCCCTTCATTGGTTGCCGGGGGTTTATTGGTCGCTTTGTACTCGCTGCGGGATTTTGGAACGCCGTCGCTGATGCGGTTCGATGCCTTTACGCGAGCGATTTTCTTGCAGTACAAGGCAAGCTTTAACCGTAATTCAGCAGCGGCTTTGGCATTGGTATTGGTGGGGCTGGTGCTGTTGATTTTGTGGTTAGAGTATCGAGCGCGATCGCGTGCAGCATACTATAGTCGCGGCTCCACCTCCCAGCGACCGCCTAAAGTCTTGCTGCTAGGGCGTTGGAAGTGGCCTGCGGTGGCTTTTTGCGCGGTCGTGACAGCGATCGCTTTAGTGCTTCCTGTTGGCATTACCGTGTTCTGGCTGATTCGCGGACTCCATAATGGCTACAGCCTTCCGAATCTAGTACCGGCTGCCCTCAATTCCATCTTGGCGTCAGGAATTACAGCGGGTGTCGCTACTCTTTTTGCCTTACCTGTGGCAATTTTATCGGTGCGGTTTCCTGGCCGAATCACTTCAATAATTGAACGCTGTTCTTACATTGGATTTGGTTTGCCTGGAATTGTGGTGGCGCTGTCGTTGGTATTTTTTGGGGCGAACTACTTGCCCCAGTTGTATCAAACTTTGCCGATGTTGGTGTTTGCCTATCTTGTCTTGTTTCTACCCCAGTCCGTGGGAACTGTGCGGGGTTCGCTTTTGCAGGTGAATCCGCAGCTGGAAGAATCAGCGCGGAGTTTGGGTAGAAGTTCCTGGCAAACTCTCAGAGAAGTTACGCTTCCGCTGGTGCGTCCGGGTGTGATTGCTGGAGCAATGTTGGTGTTTCTCACAGCAATTAAAGAATTACCGGCTACTCTGCTGCTAGCACCGATTGGATTTGAAACCCTGGCGGTAAAGATTTGGAAAGCTACGGAAAATGTTGAGTTTGCTGAGGCAGCAACTGGCTCTTTATTTATGTTGTTAGTTTCGATTGGTTCGACTTTATTATTGTTATCTCAAGAGCGGGTTAGGAGCTAG
- a CDS encoding DUF6464 family protein → MLEILLIFVVSLIPGLLSVWHVRRIEARNREGLQAAMRRVEARQMQRMHRPLDQHYIEGVGYLVGDITCQFNAHSAYIRCAVNPFGPCQDCSHYQSREYN, encoded by the coding sequence GTGTTAGAAATTCTCCTCATTTTTGTTGTCAGTCTAATACCAGGGCTGCTTTCAGTGTGGCACGTTCGCAGGATAGAAGCACGAAACAGAGAAGGTTTACAAGCAGCGATGCGAAGGGTAGAAGCTAGGCAAATGCAAAGAATGCACAGACCTTTAGATCAACATTACATTGAAGGTGTGGGTTATTTGGTTGGGGATATTACTTGCCAGTTCAATGCTCATTCTGCTTATATCCGTTGTGCGGTTAACCCTTTTGGGCCTTGCCAAGACTGCTCCCATTATCAATCCAGGGAATACAATTAA
- a CDS encoding superoxide dismutase, with translation MALYRRNFLFLLGGTAGAAVIGAFPAACAAQTTPKSETQQAQQQTPQVPQQTPQAPQQGQTANTFTLPPLPYAYNALEPHIDEATMRFHHDKHHAAYVKNLNEAVNKYSQLKGKSAEELLRDINSVPEDIRTTVRNNGGGHVNHTMFWEIMAPNAGGAPTGEIATAINQSFGSFDAFKKQFNEAGSKRFGSGWAWLVRGKDGKLQVMSTANQDSPLMEGMYPIMGNDVWEHAYYLKYQNKRADYLDAWWNVINWNAVNQRFEKASA, from the coding sequence ATGGCTCTTTATCGTCGAAATTTCCTGTTTCTGCTAGGTGGCACTGCCGGAGCAGCCGTGATTGGGGCTTTCCCCGCAGCTTGTGCAGCTCAAACAACCCCAAAAAGTGAAACCCAGCAAGCACAGCAGCAGACACCGCAAGTACCACAGCAGACACCGCAAGCACCACAGCAAGGGCAAACGGCAAATACTTTTACACTGCCGCCTTTACCTTATGCCTACAATGCTCTGGAACCCCATATTGATGAGGCGACGATGCGGTTTCACCATGATAAACACCATGCCGCTTATGTCAAAAACCTGAATGAAGCCGTGAATAAATACTCGCAACTCAAAGGCAAGAGTGCTGAAGAATTGCTTCGCGACATCAATAGCGTGCCAGAAGATATTCGTACTACAGTACGCAATAACGGCGGCGGTCACGTAAATCATACGATGTTCTGGGAAATTATGGCACCCAATGCCGGTGGAGCGCCGACGGGGGAAATTGCCACAGCGATTAATCAAAGCTTTGGCAGCTTTGACGCCTTCAAGAAGCAATTCAATGAAGCCGGTAGCAAGCGTTTTGGCAGTGGTTGGGCTTGGTTGGTTCGCGGCAAGGATGGTAAGTTGCAAGTGATGAGTACGGCGAATCAAGATAGCCCGTTGATGGAAGGAATGTATCCGATTATGGGTAATGATGTCTGGGAACACGCCTACTATTTGAAATACCAAAATAAGCGTGCTGATTACTTAGATGCCTGGTGGAATGTCATTAATTGGAATGCAGTGAACCAGCGATTTGAGAAAGCATCGGCTTAG
- a CDS encoding extracellular solute-binding protein, whose protein sequence is MKRRKFVFLMGLATASGGLAIACADNQSATTPNATSPTSSPASTTAASPSASPVAATGPLEKELVIYSGRDEKLVGDLIKQFEQETGAKVQVRYGDTAELAAAILEEGKNSPADVFFAQDAGALGAMQKAGRASQLPPSLLDRVESRYRSPDGKWVGITGRVRTVDYNTKLVKPADLPESISGFTDPKWKGKIGWAPTNGSFQSFVTALRVSQGDEKAKQWLEGIKANNPKTYPKNTAIVEALSRGEIAVGFVNHYYLEKFKQENPQAPVDHHFTNDVGSLVNVAGVAILDGTKHPNIAQKFVDFMLAQDAQKYFATKTYEYPLVSGIAPEGNLKALNGIPSQATAIDLSNLNDLDATLKLLQETQVI, encoded by the coding sequence GTGAAGCGTCGAAAGTTTGTGTTTTTAATGGGACTGGCAACTGCCAGCGGCGGGTTAGCGATCGCCTGCGCTGACAACCAGAGTGCCACAACTCCCAATGCAACCTCCCCAACCAGCAGCCCTGCCAGTACGACTGCCGCCAGTCCATCTGCCAGCCCAGTTGCCGCCACCGGCCCATTGGAAAAAGAACTGGTGATCTACTCAGGACGGGACGAGAAACTGGTTGGCGACCTGATTAAACAGTTTGAACAGGAAACTGGGGCGAAAGTACAAGTCCGCTATGGCGACACCGCTGAGTTAGCAGCCGCCATTCTGGAAGAAGGCAAAAATAGTCCGGCTGACGTTTTCTTTGCTCAAGATGCCGGGGCACTCGGAGCAATGCAAAAGGCAGGGAGGGCATCTCAGTTGCCACCGTCACTGCTCGATCGGGTAGAAAGCCGCTACCGCTCACCCGATGGGAAGTGGGTAGGAATTACGGGTCGAGTGCGGACAGTAGACTACAACACCAAGCTAGTCAAACCAGCAGATTTACCAGAATCAATCTCTGGCTTTACCGATCCAAAGTGGAAAGGAAAAATTGGTTGGGCACCTACAAATGGCTCTTTCCAGTCCTTTGTCACCGCTCTGCGCGTCTCGCAAGGGGATGAGAAAGCCAAGCAATGGCTCGAAGGCATTAAGGCCAATAACCCCAAAACTTATCCCAAAAATACGGCAATTGTAGAAGCCTTATCCCGTGGGGAAATTGCCGTCGGATTTGTCAATCACTATTACTTGGAAAAGTTCAAGCAAGAAAATCCTCAAGCTCCCGTGGATCATCACTTCACCAATGATGTGGGTTCCCTAGTCAACGTGGCAGGGGTGGCAATTCTAGATGGTACAAAACATCCCAATATTGCTCAGAAGTTTGTGGACTTCATGTTGGCTCAGGATGCTCAGAAATACTTTGCAACCAAGACTTATGAGTATCCACTAGTTTCGGGAATCGCTCCGGAGGGGAACTTAAAAGCACTCAATGGAATTCCCAGCCAAGCGACTGCCATTGACTTGAGCAATCTGAACGACTTGGATGCAACGTTGAAGCTTTTGCAGGAAACACAGGTAATTTAA
- a CDS encoding NUDIX hydrolase, translating into MKNLSKWKILNSKMVINNQWCKVRQDEVELPNGQIVDDFFVNIRPDIAVILPITQQKEIVFVRQYRHAVGEVLLELPAGAFYPAQEDSVVAAARELEEETGYIAEEFIKLTTLYDNPPKYTNKIHLFLAENVHQSSQQMLDITEEIEVVLIPISEVMESIAQGKISVSGTIAAIFLSLDFLSRRAAKQMDESQFNS; encoded by the coding sequence ATGAAAAACCTTAGCAAGTGGAAAATCTTAAACTCTAAAATGGTGATTAACAATCAATGGTGTAAAGTCAGGCAAGATGAAGTCGAATTACCCAACGGGCAAATTGTTGATGATTTTTTTGTAAATATTCGACCTGACATTGCTGTTATCTTACCAATCACTCAGCAAAAAGAAATTGTTTTTGTCCGCCAATATCGTCATGCCGTTGGAGAAGTTTTATTAGAACTTCCTGCGGGTGCTTTTTATCCAGCCCAAGAGGATAGTGTTGTAGCAGCCGCCAGAGAATTAGAAGAAGAAACGGGATATATTGCAGAGGAATTTATTAAGCTAACCACCTTGTATGACAATCCACCAAAATACACAAATAAGATTCATTTATTTTTGGCTGAAAATGTTCATCAAAGTAGCCAGCAAATGCTAGATATTACCGAAGAGATTGAGGTTGTATTGATTCCGATTTCTGAGGTGATGGAATCAATTGCTCAGGGTAAAATTTCCGTTTCCGGAACGATTGCTGCTATTTTCTTAAGCTTAGATTTTTTATCTCGTCGCGCTGCCAAGCAAATGGATGAAAGTCAGTTTAATTCCTAA
- a CDS encoding ABC transporter ATP-binding protein yields MQSPAILRLQNVTKQFSQNTIPAVEDVTLTLQQGDLLGLLGPSGCGKTTLLRLIAGFERPYSGSVEIAGRMVADSRCWVPPEHRDVGIVFQDYALFPHLSVAENVAFGLQQLTKQQGKERTEDAIALVGLQGLEKRYPHELSGGQQQRVALARALAPRPKLVLLDEPLSNLDIQVRLRLREEVRDILKAIGTSAIFVTHDQEEALAISDWVGVMRQGHLEQLGTPEEIYTYPASRFVAEFVTQANFLPARRQGHLWETEVGCFDVAMNRRQDPISSLTGELMIRQEDLLLQPSPDAPVVIRTRRFLGREYRYCLQTPSGNELHARTMTDTALPVGTRVQLSIAGDSVRVFPS; encoded by the coding sequence ATGCAATCACCGGCAATTTTACGCTTACAGAATGTAACGAAGCAGTTTAGTCAAAATACAATTCCCGCTGTTGAAGATGTAACGTTAACCTTGCAACAAGGGGATTTGTTGGGATTGCTAGGGCCATCTGGTTGCGGTAAAACTACCCTGTTGCGGCTGATTGCGGGTTTTGAACGACCTTATAGCGGAAGTGTGGAGATTGCGGGACGAATGGTTGCGGATTCCCGTTGTTGGGTGCCGCCAGAGCATCGGGACGTGGGAATTGTCTTTCAAGACTATGCTCTGTTTCCTCATCTGAGTGTGGCGGAGAATGTTGCTTTTGGGTTGCAACAGTTGACTAAACAGCAAGGAAAGGAGCGCACGGAAGATGCGATCGCTCTCGTCGGTCTTCAAGGATTAGAAAAGCGCTACCCTCACGAACTCTCTGGCGGTCAGCAGCAACGGGTTGCTCTCGCCCGTGCCTTAGCGCCGCGACCCAAGCTGGTTCTTTTAGATGAACCCCTCAGCAATCTCGATATTCAAGTGCGTTTGAGGTTGCGCGAAGAAGTACGAGACATTCTCAAGGCAATCGGCACTTCGGCAATTTTTGTCACCCACGACCAGGAAGAAGCGCTTGCCATCTCTGACTGGGTTGGTGTGATGCGTCAAGGACATTTAGAGCAATTGGGCACGCCGGAAGAAATTTACACGTACCCCGCCTCGCGGTTTGTGGCTGAATTTGTCACCCAAGCGAACTTCCTTCCCGCCCGACGCCAAGGTCATCTGTGGGAAACAGAAGTCGGTTGTTTTGATGTCGCAATGAACCGACGACAAGATCCCATTTCTAGCCTCACCGGGGAACTAATGATACGCCAGGAAGACTTGCTCCTACAGCCATCTCCGGATGCACCCGTTGTCATCCGAACCCGACGGTTTTTAGGGCGGGAATATCGATATTGTCTCCAAACTCCCTCTGGCAACGAATTGCACGCTCGCACGATGACTGACACCGCTTTGCCCGTGGGAACCCGAGTGCAGCTATCTATTGCGGGTGATAGCGTTCGAGTTTTCCCCAGCTAG
- the dacB gene encoding D-alanyl-D-alanine carboxypeptidase/D-alanyl-D-alanine-endopeptidase gives MLLNTQLLSWQEAARANNPAVSPNRSINSRQVSQAEKPQSPALVCPAQLGNAINAITTRPEFSRTRWGILIEPLSTNSNLPKRTLYSREPERYFIPASSTKLLTTAAALNKLGSQFRIRTSVYGTNKGELRVVGRGDPSFSDTQMRGLAQQLKRQGIRQVQQLIVEDDYFQGQAVNPSWEWGDLQAPYGAPVNSLILNQNATVLTLSPRSPGQPLQTAWVDPIAIAQWRLENNTVTGEAKAPAAIAVSAVLGKPVLQIKGQLPAGAEPASLGVAVLDPAQYFLQHFRRALVIAGIPVAQSQVGSGKESGNERELAAVESPPLETLLVETNQNSNNLYAEALLRTLGATSKGEETPPSENSAAMGLAAVKQALTELGVDPNSYVMADGSGLSRHNLVSPKALVQTLEAIAQTKEAAIYRASLPIAGVSGTLKSRFQNTPAQGIVQAKTGTMSGTVSLSGYMSHPEYQTIVFSILVNQSDQSASTVRQATDEIVLLLTRLRRC, from the coding sequence TTGCTCCTAAACACACAATTGCTATCCTGGCAGGAAGCAGCGAGGGCAAATAATCCCGCTGTTTCTCCGAATCGGTCGATAAATTCAAGGCAGGTTTCTCAAGCAGAAAAACCCCAATCCCCTGCGTTGGTTTGTCCTGCCCAACTAGGAAACGCGATTAATGCTATCACCACCCGTCCGGAATTTTCCCGCACTCGTTGGGGAATTTTAATAGAACCATTATCAACAAATTCAAACCTGCCAAAACGCACCCTCTACAGCCGCGAACCAGAGCGTTACTTTATCCCCGCATCAAGTACGAAGCTACTGACAACGGCAGCTGCTTTAAACAAGTTAGGCTCTCAGTTTCGGATTCGCACCTCTGTTTATGGCACAAATAAAGGAGAATTGCGCGTTGTCGGACGAGGCGATCCTAGTTTCAGCGATACCCAGATGAGAGGCTTGGCACAACAGCTAAAGCGCCAGGGAATTCGTCAGGTGCAGCAGCTAATTGTTGAGGATGATTACTTTCAAGGACAGGCAGTAAATCCCAGTTGGGAATGGGGAGACCTTCAAGCACCTTATGGGGCACCCGTTAATAGTTTAATTTTGAATCAAAATGCCACCGTGCTGACCCTATCACCGCGCTCGCCTGGGCAACCGCTACAAACCGCTTGGGTCGATCCAATTGCGATCGCGCAATGGCGACTGGAAAATAATACGGTGACAGGGGAAGCGAAAGCACCCGCAGCGATCGCCGTTAGCGCTGTATTGGGGAAACCCGTGTTGCAGATTAAAGGTCAGCTGCCTGCGGGTGCCGAACCTGCATCTTTGGGTGTAGCAGTTCTCGACCCCGCCCAGTATTTTTTGCAGCACTTCCGGCGGGCTTTAGTAATTGCGGGGATTCCTGTCGCACAATCGCAGGTGGGATCTGGCAAGGAAAGCGGGAACGAACGGGAATTAGCTGCTGTGGAGTCGCCGCCGTTGGAGACTCTGTTGGTGGAAACGAACCAGAACAGCAATAATCTCTACGCAGAAGCTTTATTGCGAACTCTGGGTGCCACCAGCAAAGGCGAGGAAACCCCACCTTCAGAGAATTCTGCGGCAATGGGATTGGCTGCTGTTAAACAAGCTTTAACGGAATTAGGCGTCGATCCTAATAGTTATGTGATGGCTGATGGTTCCGGGTTGTCTCGTCATAACTTAGTGAGTCCAAAAGCACTGGTGCAGACTCTCGAAGCGATCGCGCAAACGAAAGAAGCCGCAATTTACCGCGCCTCTCTCCCAATTGCCGGTGTCAGCGGCACCCTAAAAAGTCGCTTTCAAAACACCCCAGCCCAAGGCATTGTGCAAGCGAAGACAGGAACGATGAGTGGAACGGTTTCCTTATCTGGGTATATGAGCCACCCAGAGTATCAAACGATTGTTTTTAGCATTCTCGTCAATCAATCCGACCAATCCGCCTCCACGGTACGGCAGGCGACGGACGAAATTGTGCTGCTACTGACTCGCTTGCGTCGCTGTTGA
- a CDS encoding thioesterase family protein: MQKFISRLRVRYHEMDSLGHVNNAVYQHYLEHAAVEHDEHLGFNQKVYGELGGGFVMRRIEIDYLRSAVAGDRLEITTWVHQIQGTRAIRRYEIRKQGEAPLLVTAEALWVWVDLAAMRPRAIPKQILDAFGQLFESAVTE, translated from the coding sequence ATGCAAAAGTTCATAAGCCGACTGCGAGTGCGATACCACGAGATGGACTCCTTGGGGCACGTTAACAACGCAGTCTATCAGCATTACCTAGAACACGCAGCAGTCGAACACGATGAACATCTCGGCTTTAACCAGAAGGTCTACGGGGAACTCGGCGGCGGCTTTGTGATGCGGCGGATCGAGATAGACTATCTGCGTTCTGCTGTTGCAGGCGATCGCTTAGAAATTACCACCTGGGTACATCAAATTCAAGGAACCCGTGCCATCCGCCGCTATGAAATCCGCAAACAGGGAGAAGCTCCGCTGTTAGTGACAGCAGAGGCGTTGTGGGTGTGGGTGGATCTTGCCGCAATGCGTCCACGAGCCATCCCTAAGCAGATCCTGGATGCCTTTGGGCAATTGTTTGAGTCTGCGGTAACAGAGTAA
- the uvsE gene encoding UV DNA damage repair endonuclease UvsE, producing MMISNLPSRTNVHSTSTKSPPELGLVCITTSDKVRYRALTRKRLLQLETAEQQQVLRELYTDNLQRLNKALDFCVENNLRLYRVPSGLFPFADTDLGEAVLEEFTEQVKATGDRATVLGIRIVVHPDQFVVLSSDTPSVIENSIKILQMHARNMDLLGQPRSPWAMIEIHGGKGDRAERLIQVIRDLPDEIRSRLALENDEYAYSAAEIIAVCREAGVPMVFDAHHHIIHEKLDSYEHPSIAQMKAAARTTWPVPEWQLVHISNGRESFGDPHHSDFITVMPSAYCNVPWIEIEAKLKEEAIAKLREEWSPVFGTAPPPKPLEEKPLDKITQPKAKQKKRTGKKTEQSKDKILSSNLEGE from the coding sequence ATGATGATAAGCAATCTGCCTAGCCGGACAAACGTGCATTCCACTTCCACAAAATCACCACCCGAATTAGGGTTGGTGTGTATCACAACGTCTGACAAAGTGCGTTATCGCGCCCTCACGCGCAAACGACTATTGCAGCTAGAAACTGCGGAACAGCAGCAAGTGCTGCGGGAATTATATACCGACAACTTGCAACGCCTGAATAAGGCGCTGGATTTTTGTGTAGAAAATAATCTCAGGCTTTACCGAGTTCCGTCTGGGTTGTTTCCCTTTGCTGATACCGATTTGGGTGAGGCGGTGCTGGAGGAGTTTACGGAACAGGTGAAAGCAACAGGCGATCGCGCAACGGTTCTTGGCATCCGAATCGTGGTACACCCAGATCAGTTCGTTGTCCTGAGTTCCGATACACCCTCTGTCATTGAGAACAGTATCAAGATTCTCCAGATGCACGCCCGGAATATGGATTTATTGGGGCAACCGCGATCGCCTTGGGCGATGATAGAGATACATGGTGGGAAAGGCGATCGCGCTGAGCGACTGATCCAAGTTATCCGCGATTTACCCGATGAAATTCGCTCAAGATTAGCGCTAGAAAACGACGAATACGCCTACAGTGCAGCAGAAATTATCGCTGTTTGCCGCGAAGCTGGCGTGCCAATGGTCTTTGACGCCCATCACCACATTATTCACGAGAAGCTGGACAGTTACGAACACCCCAGCATCGCCCAGATGAAGGCAGCAGCGCGAACGACTTGGCCCGTGCCAGAATGGCAGCTAGTTCATATCTCTAACGGGCGGGAATCCTTTGGCGATCCGCATCATAGCGATTTCATTACTGTGATGCCCAGTGCCTACTGCAACGTTCCCTGGATTGAGATAGAAGCAAAACTGAAGGAAGAAGCGATCGCTAAATTGCGAGAAGAATGGTCGCCTGTCTTTGGCACCGCACCCCCACCCAAACCACTCGAAGAAAAGCCATTAGACAAGATTACTCAACCGAAAGCTAAGCAAAAGAAACGAACCGGCAAGAAAACCGAACAATCCAAGGACAAAATTTTGAGTTCAAATTTAGAAGGCGAGTAA